A window of the Bufo gargarizans isolate SCDJY-AF-19 chromosome 1, ASM1485885v1, whole genome shotgun sequence genome harbors these coding sequences:
- the MBLAC2 gene encoding metallo-beta-lactamase domain-containing protein 2 translates to MAALEWYAHKALGDGVFWIQERFYESGNRANIWLVHGSHQDLVIDTGLGLRSLPDYLCAAGLLPHGKQGGSGRRPLMAVATHVHFDHAGGLHQFEQVAVHRDEADALIRGDNFETVTWLSDSEVVKPPSPGWSASQFKVQAVTPSHILEDGDIISLGDRQLTVMHMPGHSRGSICLHDRDRKILFSGDVAYDGSMIDWLPYSNIPEYVRSCERLKGLVDRGLVDKVLPGHFNTFGAERLYRLASNYIANAGVCHKMSTYAVRSFAGLALRVTNSRRTT, encoded by the exons ATGGCCGCGCTGGAGTGGTACGCACACAAGGCCCTGGGAGACGGCGTCTTCTGGATCCAGGAGCGCTTTTATGAGTCGGGGAACCGGGCGAACATCTGGCTGGTGCACGGCTCCCACCAGGACCTGGTCATAGACACGGGACTCGGGCTGCGCAGCCTGCCGGACTATCTGTGCGCGGCCGGGCTGCTCCCGCACGGCAAGCAGGGGGGGTCCGGGCGCCGGCCGCTCATGGCTGTGGCCACGCACGTTCACTTCGATCACGCCGGTGGCCTGCACCAGTTCGAGCAGGTGGCGGTGCACCGGGACGAGGCGGACGCGCTCATCCGGGGAGACAACTTCGAGACCGTGACCTGGTTGTCAGACAGCGAAGTGGTGAAGCCCCCGAGCCCGGGCTGGAGCGCCAGTCAGTTCAAGGTGCAGGCGGTGACCCCCAGCCACATCCTGGAGGACG GTGACATCATCAGTCTTGGTGACAGACAGCTGACAGTGATGCATATGCCGGGACACTCCAGAGGCAGTATCTGCTTACATGATAGAGATCGCAAGATCCTGTTCAGTGGGGATGTCGCCTATGATGGATCGATGATAGACTGGCTTCCTTACAGTAATATCCCTGAGTatgtccgatcctgtgaacgtctCAAGGGTTTGGTGGACCGAGGTCTGGTAGACAAGGTGCTCCCTGGGCATTTCAACACGTTTGGGGCAGAAAGACTTTATCGTTTGGCTTCCAATTATATAGCAAATGCTGGAGTTTGCCACAAAATGTCAACCTATGCAGTGCGCTCCTTTGCTGGATTAGCCCTCCGCGTAACAAATTCTCGGAGAACAACTTAG